One genomic region from Clostridia bacterium encodes:
- a CDS encoding substrate-binding domain-containing protein gives MKYRIVCFILIAVLVILGILYVINRLNYNDIGENVVYVVLKSIDSKFEFWQTVKMGAETAAIEMGIPIVFTGTMKETDVDEQIEILKDLIPKKPRAIVLPASDYEKVAPVGEEIIKAGITLVMVDSDINTQMCKSFVATNNIQAARQAADEMARLLEGKGKVAIMAHVEGVSTAIEREQGFREQMRKYEDIELIEKTWFSNGDEDIGYRETFKMLKEHPDIDGIFGSNEKTVMGIASALQKQGKGGKIKLVGFDCNTDEVQFIEKGILHAVMVQKPFNMGYLGVKEAIEISKGLKKPEYVDTGTVLINKDNLYTPENQKLLFPFVD, from the coding sequence ATGAAATATAGGATTGTTTGCTTTATACTGATTGCAGTTCTGGTTATTTTGGGCATATTGTATGTTATCAATAGATTAAATTACAATGATATTGGGGAAAACGTAGTTTATGTAGTGCTGAAATCCATAGACTCAAAATTTGAATTCTGGCAGACCGTTAAAATGGGAGCAGAAACTGCAGCGATCGAGATGGGCATTCCTATAGTTTTTACCGGTACTATGAAAGAGACCGATGTAGATGAACAGATTGAGATACTGAAAGACTTGATACCTAAAAAGCCTAGAGCAATAGTACTTCCGGCATCTGATTATGAAAAGGTTGCTCCGGTAGGGGAAGAGATTATAAAGGCTGGAATCACCTTGGTTATGGTGGACTCTGATATAAATACTCAGATGTGTAAAAGTTTTGTGGCCACCAATAATATACAGGCTGCGAGACAGGCCGCGGACGAGATGGCTCGGTTGTTGGAGGGCAAAGGTAAGGTGGCGATAATGGCACATGTAGAAGGTGTATCCACTGCTATAGAGAGGGAGCAAGGATTCAGGGAACAGATGAGAAAATATGAGGATATAGAATTGATTGAAAAGACTTGGTTTAGCAATGGCGATGAAGATATAGGGTATAGAGAGACATTCAAGATGTTAAAAGAGCATCCCGATATAGACGGAATATTCGGTTCCAACGAAAAGACAGTCATGGGGATTGCAAGTGCCTTACAGAAACAAGGTAAGGGAGGCAAGATAAAACTAGTAGGTTTTGATTGCAACACCGATGAGGTGCAATTTATTGAAAAAGGGATACTCCATGCGGTTATGGTGCAGAAGCCTTTTAATATGGGCTATCTAGGGGTTAAAGAGGCGATTGAAATAAGCAAAGGTTTGAAAAAACCGGAATATGTGGATACAGGGACAGTATTGATAAATAAGGACAATCTGTATACACCTGAAAATCAAAAGCTACTTTTTCCCTTTGTGGATTAA